A genome region from Maridesulfovibrio salexigens DSM 2638 includes the following:
- a CDS encoding tetratricopeptide repeat protein translates to MQSKIEWYQEVLALEPSSKVFFPLARLYVEMGNLEKAVTTLRMGLDRHPDYLEARLLLVETLAKLDRDSEAKAAVAPLTRLFSSYPSFWKMWGASVSEGNDDVAGAMAFLFSALHGSPMSWSDVMAEGIKQLTGASISERGLKSEPAVSKDKYEAPGDFARPDPEESALLVDEISEAAALVDFDGDSGEDLTNPVVLDNLKTKTMAEVLASQGDLEGALEIYRDLLCKASDEDKEELMSFMADISSRISQTPMEDVAGDDASKDPYFKHAKSKLMSTLELLAERLEARASR, encoded by the coding sequence ATGCAAAGCAAGATTGAGTGGTATCAGGAAGTTCTGGCTCTGGAGCCCAGCTCGAAAGTGTTTTTCCCTTTGGCGCGTCTTTATGTTGAAATGGGCAATCTTGAAAAAGCTGTAACCACTCTCAGGATGGGACTTGATAGGCATCCTGACTACTTGGAAGCCCGCCTGTTGCTGGTTGAAACCCTTGCTAAACTTGACCGGGATTCCGAAGCAAAGGCAGCTGTCGCTCCCCTGACCAGACTTTTTTCTTCTTACCCCTCATTCTGGAAAATGTGGGGTGCTTCTGTTTCTGAGGGTAATGATGATGTTGCCGGCGCTATGGCCTTTCTTTTTTCTGCTCTTCATGGCTCGCCAATGTCATGGTCAGACGTTATGGCTGAAGGCATCAAGCAACTGACCGGAGCCTCCATTAGCGAACGGGGTCTGAAATCCGAGCCTGCTGTCTCTAAAGATAAATATGAAGCTCCTGGTGATTTTGCCCGTCCCGATCCGGAGGAAAGCGCACTGCTGGTTGATGAAATTTCCGAAGCCGCTGCTCTTGTTGATTTTGATGGAGATTCCGGCGAAGACTTAACCAATCCTGTGGTTTTGGACAATCTCAAGACCAAGACTATGGCAGAAGTTCTTGCTTCCCAAGGTGATCTTGAGGGGGCTTTAGAGATTTATCGCGATCTGCTTTGCAAAGCATCGGACGAGGATAAAGAGGAATTAATGTCTTTTATGGCAGATATTTCAAGCCGTATCAGCCAGACTCCTATGGAAGATGTCGCTGGTGATGATGCAAGCAAAGACCCTTATTTCAAACACGCTAAAAGTAAATTGATGAGCACTCTTGAACTTCTCGCTGAGCGGCTTGAAGCAAGAGCTTCCAGATAA
- the fbp gene encoding class 1 fructose-bisphosphatase, whose translation MTQQITVTEHLLLHQKQIPGATGQFTHLFNELVLSAKIISREVNKAGLVDVLGFTGEVNVQGEEVKKLDEYANRILIHRMARSGVLCAMASEENADIIEIPHGLPQGNYIIIFDPLDGSSNIDVNVNIGTIFSIFRRKSKLGTPVQSTDVLQAGCEQVAAGYILYGSSTMLVFTTGDGVHGFTMDPGVGEFLLSHPNMKIPDTGNIYSVNEGYWPYWSEATKKVVGHFKSRDNIHGKPYSLRYIGSLVADFHRNLIYGGVFMYPADDRDPKKPRGKLRLLCEASPMAMLIEQAGGRATDGTQRILDIIPDDLHQRVPLFIGSRHEVETISNIYKENEG comes from the coding sequence ATGACCCAGCAGATTACTGTTACTGAACACCTGTTACTGCACCAGAAACAAATTCCCGGAGCTACCGGGCAGTTTACTCATCTTTTTAACGAACTTGTCCTTTCGGCGAAAATTATTTCCAGGGAAGTAAACAAAGCCGGACTTGTAGATGTTCTGGGTTTTACGGGTGAAGTCAATGTTCAGGGTGAGGAAGTAAAAAAGCTTGATGAATACGCTAACCGGATCCTGATTCATCGTATGGCTCGTTCCGGTGTACTCTGTGCTATGGCCTCGGAAGAGAATGCGGATATTATTGAAATCCCGCACGGCCTTCCGCAGGGAAACTATATTATTATTTTTGATCCCTTGGATGGTTCCTCAAATATTGATGTTAACGTCAATATCGGAACGATATTTTCTATTTTCCGACGTAAGAGTAAGCTCGGCACCCCTGTTCAGTCCACTGATGTTCTTCAGGCGGGCTGTGAGCAGGTTGCGGCTGGCTATATTCTTTACGGCTCTTCTACCATGCTGGTTTTTACTACCGGGGATGGCGTTCACGGTTTTACTATGGACCCCGGAGTTGGAGAATTTCTCCTCTCACACCCGAATATGAAGATTCCTGATACCGGTAATATCTATTCCGTTAACGAAGGTTACTGGCCGTATTGGTCCGAAGCCACCAAAAAGGTCGTCGGGCATTTTAAATCCAGAGATAATATTCATGGAAAACCCTACAGCCTGCGTTATATCGGTTCCCTTGTAGCTGATTTTCATCGTAACTTGATTTACGGTGGTGTTTTTATGTATCCGGCCGATGATCGTGATCCCAAAAAGCCGCGCGGCAAGCTGCGTCTGCTCTGTGAGGCTTCTCCCATGGCAATGCTTATTGAGCAGGCCGGAGGGCGGGCCACTGACGGTACTCAGCGTATCCTTGATATTATTCCTGATGATCTGCATCAGCGTGTGCCTTTGTTTATCGGTTCAAGGCACGAAGTTGAGACCATCAGCAATATTTATAAGGAGAACGAGGGCTAA
- the tsaD gene encoding tRNA (adenosine(37)-N6)-threonylcarbamoyltransferase complex transferase subunit TsaD: protein MLCLGIESSCDETGLALVRDGKLVAEKLASQVDVHAVFGGVVPEIASREHLRVLPVLLRELLKEQRLTIDDIDVVSVARGPGLQGCLLMGLSFAKGLVLSCGAKLVGVNHLWAHLTAAGLEQDLQFPSLGLLVSGGHTHIYLIESPLQFTLLGRTLDDAAGEAFDKTAKSLNLPYPGGKLVDDLGRQGVVNKKLFPVPYINNDNLDFSFSGLKTAVANYVNQNSNLRLDTMGIPEEGVEEPAISEERKNMLASFNYTVGRTLEVKVERALKRNRGVKSLIVAGGVAANSVVRSVMTDVAAKFSIPLVLPSMHLCTDNGAMIAYAGYLMASAGCRHDLDLDAIPRGRVIPSDWICEG, encoded by the coding sequence ATGCTCTGTCTTGGTATTGAAAGTTCCTGTGATGAAACAGGTCTTGCCCTTGTCCGGGATGGAAAGTTGGTTGCTGAGAAGCTTGCATCACAAGTTGATGTGCATGCTGTCTTCGGAGGTGTGGTACCGGAAATTGCATCCCGTGAACATCTGCGTGTTCTGCCTGTGCTACTTCGCGAATTGTTGAAGGAGCAAAGGCTGACTATTGATGACATTGATGTTGTTTCCGTTGCCAGAGGTCCGGGATTGCAGGGCTGTCTGCTGATGGGCTTAAGTTTTGCCAAAGGTCTGGTGCTTTCCTGTGGAGCAAAATTAGTAGGTGTAAACCACCTTTGGGCGCATTTGACCGCTGCCGGACTTGAGCAGGACTTACAGTTTCCTTCTTTAGGATTGCTTGTTTCCGGCGGGCATACCCATATTTATCTGATTGAAAGTCCACTGCAATTTACTCTGCTTGGCAGAACATTAGATGATGCTGCCGGGGAAGCTTTTGATAAGACGGCAAAGTCTCTGAATCTTCCGTATCCCGGCGGTAAGCTGGTTGATGACTTGGGGCGTCAGGGCGTTGTTAATAAAAAGCTTTTTCCTGTTCCTTATATTAATAATGACAATCTTGATTTCAGCTTCAGCGGTTTAAAAACAGCTGTGGCGAACTACGTTAATCAGAATTCCAATTTACGTCTTGATACTATGGGGATTCCTGAAGAAGGCGTTGAAGAACCTGCTATTTCAGAAGAACGTAAAAATATGCTGGCTTCCTTTAATTATACTGTGGGCCGGACTCTTGAGGTCAAGGTTGAGAGAGCGTTAAAGCGTAATAGGGGAGTTAAGTCCCTTATCGTGGCAGGCGGGGTTGCTGCAAATTCAGTTGTGCGTTCTGTTATGACTGATGTTGCTGCGAAATTTTCAATACCGCTTGTTCTGCCTTCCATGCATCTTTGTACTGATAATGGTGCTATGATCGCTTATGCCGGTTATCTTATGGCTAGTGCCGGATGCAGGCATGACCTTGATCTTGACGCAATTCCCCGGGGCAGGGTGATCCCTTCGGATTGGATTTGTGAGGGGTAA
- the trxA gene encoding thioredoxin, with translation MALQVTDSNFQEEVLNSDKPVLVDFWAPWCGPCRAMGPVIDELAEEFSGQIKICKMNVDDNPASPGKYGIRAIPTLILFKDGEVVDQTTGAVSKSSIKEMISSKAL, from the coding sequence ATGGCTTTGCAGGTTACCGATTCCAATTTTCAAGAAGAAGTTCTCAATAGTGATAAGCCTGTTCTGGTTGACTTCTGGGCTCCGTGGTGCGGACCCTGTCGTGCAATGGGCCCTGTGATTGACGAGCTTGCTGAAGAATTCTCCGGCCAGATTAAGATCTGCAAGATGAATGTAGATGATAACCCCGCATCTCCCGGAAAGTATGGCATCCGTGCTATCCCGACCCTCATCCTCTTCAAGGATGGCGAAGTTGTAGACCAGACCACTGGTGCAGTTTCCAAGAGCAGCATTAAGGAAATGATCAGCAGTAAGGCTCTGTAA
- the trxB gene encoding thioredoxin-disulfide reductase, which produces MKSYDAVVIGGGPAGMAAALYLARAGVNFLAVEKLSHGGQMLLTDELENFPGFPDGIKGYELADRMDRHVKHYKFDHVYDEVLQIIPGEEFHEVVIANGDHIKTQVVIITSGVTFRKLKVPNEEKLLGRGVSYCALCDGHFYRDKVVAVIGGGNSALEESIYLSRLVKKLYLVHRRDEFRADRVYQDKCLANPVIEPVLNSVVSKIVGDTEVSGVELKNMATGEYSVLDVDGVFIFVGFDAVCSFFPKELALDKYGFIKTTCEMESSIPGIYAAGDIRSKKCRQVVTAVGDGATAATAAYAYLEHK; this is translated from the coding sequence ATGAAGTCTTATGACGCCGTTGTAATTGGGGGCGGCCCTGCCGGAATGGCGGCCGCCCTTTATCTCGCGAGGGCAGGAGTTAATTTTCTTGCCGTCGAAAAGCTGTCCCATGGCGGACAGATGCTCTTGACCGATGAGCTGGAAAATTTCCCCGGATTTCCCGATGGAATCAAGGGGTACGAGCTGGCCGACAGAATGGACAGACACGTTAAACATTACAAGTTTGACCATGTCTACGATGAAGTGCTGCAGATCATTCCCGGTGAGGAGTTCCACGAGGTTGTAATTGCAAACGGTGATCATATTAAAACCCAGGTGGTCATAATCACATCTGGTGTTACTTTCAGGAAATTAAAGGTTCCTAACGAAGAAAAACTGCTTGGGCGCGGTGTGTCTTACTGTGCTCTTTGTGACGGTCACTTTTACCGGGATAAGGTTGTGGCTGTTATCGGCGGTGGTAATTCTGCGCTTGAGGAGTCCATTTACCTTTCCAGGCTTGTAAAGAAGCTTTACCTTGTGCATCGCAGGGATGAATTCAGGGCGGACAGGGTGTATCAGGATAAATGTCTTGCTAACCCGGTGATTGAGCCTGTCCTTAATTCTGTTGTTTCGAAGATTGTCGGTGATACCGAAGTTTCCGGTGTTGAACTTAAGAATATGGCTACCGGAGAGTATTCCGTACTTGATGTGGACGGAGTTTTTATTTTTGTCGGTTTTGATGCCGTGTGCAGCTTTTTCCCAAAAGAGCTGGCACTTGATAAGTATGGATTTATAAAAACAACCTGCGAAATGGAATCAAGTATTCCCGGAATATACGCTGCAGGTGACATCCGCTCTAAGAAATGCAGGCAGGTTGTCACTGCCGTAGGTGACGGCGCTACTGCCGCCACTGCAGCGTATGCGTATCTGGAACATAAATAA
- a CDS encoding outer membrane protein assembly factor BamD: MRNKFLSIFLASFLFISLSGCGVIDYYFLPKPEDTAQELFEAGVQAMKDKEYFDATEYFSKLKDRYPFSPYTVKAEISLGDAYFLDKKYFDASEAYKEFAALHPGNDEIPYVLYQIGLSNFNLFSSIDRPQSNITEALEYFYRVEEAYPETQYAKSAKEYIVKCRRALADHELYIADFFWRSSKFGSAWKRYAYVVRNFKDLPEVRKYAMKQAEMSYYEYQKTLSQEERERLQGSWKELVDWL, from the coding sequence ATGCGAAATAAATTTCTTTCTATTTTTCTAGCTTCTTTTCTATTTATCAGCCTCTCCGGCTGTGGTGTTATTGACTACTATTTCCTTCCCAAGCCTGAAGATACAGCGCAGGAGCTTTTCGAAGCCGGTGTGCAGGCTATGAAGGATAAAGAATATTTTGATGCTACAGAGTACTTTTCCAAGCTGAAAGACCGTTATCCTTTCAGCCCTTATACTGTTAAAGCAGAGATCAGCCTCGGTGATGCGTATTTTCTTGATAAGAAATATTTTGATGCATCTGAAGCATATAAGGAATTTGCAGCCCTGCACCCGGGAAACGATGAAATTCCCTATGTACTTTATCAAATTGGCTTAAGTAACTTTAATCTCTTCAGTTCAATTGATAGGCCTCAGAGTAATATTACGGAAGCCCTTGAATATTTTTACAGGGTTGAGGAAGCTTATCCTGAAACCCAGTATGCAAAATCAGCCAAGGAATATATCGTAAAATGCCGCCGCGCATTGGCAGACCATGAACTTTATATCGCGGACTTTTTCTGGCGTTCTTCAAAGTTCGGTTCTGCATGGAAGCGTTATGCATATGTGGTCAGGAACTTTAAGGATCTGCCGGAAGTTCGTAAGTATGCCATGAAGCAAGCTGAAATGTCTTACTACGAATACCAGAAAACTCTATCTCAAGAAGAGCGTGAGCGTCTTCAGGGAAGCTGGAAAGAGTTGGTCGATTGGCTCTAA
- the fusA gene encoding elongation factor G encodes MNAKPDFSAKCIGKIRNIGIIAHIDAGKTTVTERMLYFSGRIHRLGEVHEGTATMDYMPEEQERGITITSAVTTCYWGDKTVNIIDTPGHVDFTIEVERSLRVLDGAVGVFCAVGGVEPQSETVWRQSESYGVPKLVFINKMDRLGADFEAVLESMADKLSIKSLPVQIPDGSGDEFSAVYDLIRMKKLIFDQDSNGEEFEVLDLNDQDEEFVSPWRERMCEILSEVDDEFMERYLEDDIDPEYIDEVIRKATLELKLVPVFSGSALKNVGVQPLMDGVGKYLPSPLEAPKVTGINPQTGAGQEVEPSANGPFQALAFKVIMDSGRKMVLMRIYSGKIEAGDTVRNFTQGKDERVARLFKIHAGRKERLDVAGIGDIVGAAGLKDTRTGDTLSTSETPLVLEQIEMYKPVISMAIEPRNVDESEKLEEVLDKYLQEDPTLALRTDEDTGQIILSGMGELHLEVVLDRMRREYKLEPRSGKPQVVYQEVPGGNAEAEEEFDKLLGEDKHYGYVRLSVEPQERGAGRDVIFEIDTSEWSSDWMDAVAEGVDDGLQSGVIKGFPVQDVKVRILELRKRDGESSVPGYHMAAGKALKAALAASSPKLMEPIMDVEISVPDEFVGDVIGLLGAKGARIENMLDRNSQKIVQALSPLRNMFGFSTDLRSATQGRAGFAMKFHSFDVLD; translated from the coding sequence GTGAATGCAAAACCTGATTTCTCTGCGAAATGTATTGGAAAAATTCGCAATATTGGAATTATTGCTCATATTGACGCCGGTAAGACCACTGTTACCGAACGGATGCTCTATTTTTCAGGAAGAATTCACAGATTGGGAGAGGTTCATGAAGGAACCGCGACCATGGATTATATGCCGGAAGAACAAGAGCGCGGGATTACTATCACATCGGCTGTAACCACATGCTACTGGGGTGATAAAACCGTCAATATTATCGATACTCCGGGGCATGTTGATTTTACCATTGAGGTGGAGCGTTCATTGCGTGTTCTGGATGGCGCGGTCGGTGTTTTTTGTGCTGTCGGCGGAGTAGAGCCTCAGTCTGAAACTGTCTGGCGTCAGAGTGAATCTTATGGTGTCCCCAAGCTTGTGTTTATAAATAAAATGGATCGTTTGGGTGCAGATTTTGAAGCTGTGCTCGAATCCATGGCTGACAAACTTTCCATCAAAAGTCTTCCGGTGCAGATTCCAGACGGTTCCGGGGATGAGTTCTCCGCTGTTTATGATCTTATCCGCATGAAAAAGTTGATCTTTGATCAGGATAGCAATGGTGAAGAATTTGAAGTTCTTGATTTGAATGATCAGGATGAAGAATTTGTTTCACCGTGGCGGGAGCGGATGTGCGAGATTCTTTCCGAAGTCGATGACGAGTTCATGGAAAGGTATCTGGAGGACGACATTGATCCAGAATACATTGACGAAGTCATTCGTAAGGCGACCCTTGAGCTTAAGCTGGTTCCAGTTTTTTCCGGTTCGGCATTGAAGAACGTAGGTGTACAGCCATTGATGGACGGGGTTGGAAAATACCTGCCCAGTCCTTTGGAAGCACCGAAAGTGACCGGAATAAATCCACAGACCGGTGCGGGGCAGGAAGTTGAGCCGTCTGCAAACGGCCCGTTTCAGGCCCTTGCGTTTAAGGTTATCATGGATTCAGGGCGCAAAATGGTGCTTATGCGTATTTATTCCGGTAAGATAGAAGCCGGGGATACGGTACGAAATTTCACGCAGGGCAAAGACGAACGTGTTGCCCGTCTTTTCAAGATTCATGCAGGCCGCAAAGAACGTCTCGATGTTGCTGGAATCGGTGATATAGTAGGGGCTGCCGGACTAAAAGATACCCGTACCGGAGATACTCTTTCCACCTCAGAAACCCCGCTTGTGCTGGAACAGATCGAAATGTACAAGCCTGTTATTTCTATGGCAATAGAGCCGCGCAATGTGGATGAATCCGAAAAGCTGGAAGAAGTTCTGGATAAATATTTACAGGAAGACCCGACTCTTGCTTTGAGAACTGATGAGGATACCGGGCAGATTATTCTTTCAGGCATGGGGGAACTTCACCTTGAGGTAGTTCTTGATCGTATGCGCAGGGAATACAAGCTTGAGCCCAGATCGGGCAAGCCGCAGGTTGTTTATCAGGAAGTTCCCGGTGGTAATGCGGAAGCTGAGGAAGAGTTTGATAAGCTTCTTGGCGAGGACAAGCATTACGGCTACGTGCGACTCTCCGTGGAGCCTCAGGAAAGAGGGGCTGGACGGGATGTGATATTTGAGATTGATACGAGTGAATGGTCTTCAGACTGGATGGACGCTGTTGCCGAAGGGGTGGATGACGGCTTGCAGAGCGGTGTCATCAAAGGATTTCCGGTTCAGGATGTAAAAGTGCGTATTCTTGAACTGCGTAAACGGGACGGGGAATCAAGCGTTCCGGGGTATCATATGGCGGCTGGCAAGGCTTTAAAGGCAGCATTGGCGGCATCTTCACCGAAGCTGATGGAACCGATTATGGATGTAGAGATATCAGTTCCTGATGAATTTGTCGGTGATGTTATCGGCTTGCTTGGAGCTAAGGGCGCGCGTATCGAGAATATGCTTGACCGTAACAGTCAGAAGATTGTTCAAGCATTATCTCCGTTGCGGAATATGTTCGGTTTTTCAACCGACTTAAGATCGGCTACCCAGGGAAGGGCCGGTTTTGCCATGAAGTTCCACAGCTTTGACGTATTGGATTAA
- a CDS encoding DUF2062 domain-containing protein, producing MQRNFNRWEKLKRLLKLYYLKLMRINASPHNIAMGVACGVFGGCFPVIPGLPLQTVIAVVMAFFTRSSKIAAAIATWISNPFNWLLFYYVQFKIGTFLLPIEVQFDPAKWQVSDFMEIGWQGVTILVFGGFVLGVPLAIIAYFIALYFIRRYRRRKTLRMLARRNKL from the coding sequence ATGCAGAGGAATTTTAATAGATGGGAGAAGTTAAAAAGGCTTCTTAAGTTATATTATTTAAAGCTGATGCGTATCAATGCATCACCGCATAACATCGCTATGGGGGTCGCATGTGGTGTTTTCGGGGGCTGTTTTCCGGTTATCCCGGGGCTTCCTCTGCAAACGGTCATTGCTGTTGTAATGGCTTTTTTTACCCGCAGCAGCAAGATTGCCGCTGCTATCGCTACATGGATATCCAATCCGTTTAACTGGCTGCTTTTTTATTACGTGCAGTTTAAGATCGGCACATTTCTGCTGCCGATCGAAGTGCAGTTTGACCCGGCCAAGTGGCAGGTTTCAGATTTTATGGAAATCGGCTGGCAGGGGGTAACCATCCTTGTGTTCGGTGGATTTGTTCTTGGTGTTCCTTTGGCGATAATCGCCTATTTTATTGCTCTGTACTTTATCCGGCGTTATCGCAGGCGTAAAACTTTGCGGATGCTTGCTCGTAGAAATAAATTATAG
- a CDS encoding chemotaxis protein CheA, which produces MSDDMTTQVFKEEAYELLGELETSLLELEDVPDDMDIINRVFRALHTIKGSGSMFGFEAIAEFTHEVETVFDKVRNGELEISKNLLSLSLAARDHIYSMLESSTGEGDSSVGNGILEGLKDVAADGLEAEQEKEEEASIEPPEEIEAVEVEAVVIAESSADESLKSLYQIAIKVAAGNDVDEEDLDPLLDELGKIGLVQSKVLHRDDEVWWDVIFESDADSMSIEEIFFFTDIPVTVNVREVAREDVEDVLDLTHDDDEDIPDAPEQTKKIGEILVERGVVASEAIEEVLADQKPLGELLTEKGVVSKQKVESALAEQTATKEFKSAAKKSRKKVDTASSIRVSAEKLDYLVDLVGELVIVQAQISQVVSSKADPSLTALSEELERLSDELRDSTLGIRMLPIGTTFSKFRRLVRDLSEDLGKEIDLNTNGAETELDKTVIERLGDPLVHLLRNSIDHGIEGPEKRTATGKPRRGTITLSAEHSGGDVMILIEDDGKGMSREVIRSKAIEKGLITADQDLSDKEVFNLIFEPGFSTAQSVTNVSGRGVGMDVVKRAIDSLRGSIDITSKEGKGTIITIRLPLTLAIIDGLQVRVSDDYFVIPLSLVEECVELTRKDVEEANGQQFVNLRGEIVPYIRIREWFEVEGESPPIEQIVITGLDGSRIGVVVDTVIGEHQTVIKSLGRVYRDVEGISGATIKGDGTLALILDIPKLFRTVLTEIKAAG; this is translated from the coding sequence ATGTCTGACGATATGACAACTCAAGTATTCAAGGAAGAAGCGTACGAACTACTGGGCGAGCTTGAAACCTCTTTGCTTGAGCTTGAAGATGTTCCTGATGATATGGATATAATAAACCGTGTTTTCAGGGCATTGCATACGATTAAAGGTTCCGGGTCTATGTTTGGCTTTGAAGCCATTGCTGAATTCACCCATGAAGTAGAGACCGTATTCGATAAGGTCAGGAATGGGGAACTCGAGATATCTAAAAATCTGTTGAGCCTTTCTCTTGCAGCGCGTGATCATATTTATTCTATGCTTGAATCTTCGACCGGAGAAGGTGACAGCAGTGTTGGGAACGGCATCCTTGAAGGTTTGAAAGATGTGGCCGCGGACGGATTAGAAGCTGAGCAGGAAAAAGAGGAAGAAGCTTCTATTGAACCTCCTGAAGAAATAGAAGCCGTTGAAGTTGAAGCTGTGGTTATTGCTGAATCCTCAGCAGATGAGTCTTTGAAAAGCCTATATCAAATTGCCATCAAGGTTGCCGCGGGCAATGATGTTGACGAAGAAGATCTTGATCCTCTTCTGGATGAACTCGGAAAGATTGGCTTAGTGCAGTCTAAAGTCTTGCACAGGGATGACGAAGTCTGGTGGGATGTCATTTTTGAGAGTGATGCGGACTCCATGTCTATTGAGGAGATTTTCTTTTTTACGGACATCCCCGTCACTGTGAATGTTCGTGAAGTCGCACGTGAGGATGTCGAGGATGTTCTTGATCTGACACATGATGACGATGAAGATATTCCTGATGCACCTGAACAGACCAAAAAGATTGGTGAAATCCTTGTGGAAAGGGGCGTTGTGGCCTCTGAAGCCATTGAAGAGGTTTTAGCCGATCAGAAGCCTTTGGGCGAGTTGCTTACTGAAAAGGGCGTAGTCAGCAAGCAGAAAGTGGAAAGTGCTCTTGCAGAACAGACTGCGACAAAAGAATTTAAATCAGCAGCGAAGAAATCACGAAAGAAGGTGGATACGGCTTCTTCGATTAGAGTCTCAGCTGAAAAGTTGGACTATCTTGTGGACCTTGTGGGCGAGCTGGTAATTGTTCAGGCTCAGATCAGTCAGGTCGTCAGTTCCAAGGCCGATCCTTCCCTGACAGCTCTTTCCGAGGAGTTGGAGCGTCTTTCCGATGAACTCAGAGATAGCACCCTCGGAATCAGAATGCTTCCCATCGGGACAACTTTCAGCAAGTTCAGACGTCTTGTCCGTGACCTTTCAGAAGATCTTGGCAAAGAGATTGATCTCAATACAAATGGTGCGGAAACAGAATTGGACAAGACCGTTATTGAACGTCTTGGAGATCCTCTTGTTCATCTCTTGCGTAACTCTATTGATCACGGCATTGAAGGTCCTGAAAAGCGGACAGCAACAGGTAAACCCCGGCGGGGAACCATTACACTCTCTGCTGAGCATTCCGGTGGCGATGTCATGATCCTTATCGAGGATGATGGCAAGGGCATGTCCCGTGAAGTCATTAGGTCTAAGGCGATTGAAAAGGGACTTATTACTGCAGATCAGGATCTTAGCGATAAAGAAGTTTTTAATCTTATTTTTGAACCGGGATTTTCCACTGCCCAGAGTGTCACCAATGTTTCCGGGCGCGGGGTGGGAATGGACGTTGTAAAGCGTGCCATTGATTCCCTGCGAGGCAGCATTGATATCACAAGTAAAGAGGGCAAAGGGACAATCATAACCATCAGGTTGCCGCTTACTCTTGCAATTATTGATGGTTTACAGGTTCGCGTTAGCGATGATTATTTTGTAATTCCTCTCTCTTTGGTTGAAGAGTGTGTCGAACTCACCCGCAAGGATGTGGAAGAGGCTAATGGCCAGCAATTCGTGAATCTGCGTGGCGAGATTGTTCCGTATATCAGGATTCGTGAATGGTTTGAGGTTGAGGGAGAATCTCCGCCAATTGAACAGATTGTCATTACCGGACTTGACGGCAGTCGGATCGGCGTTGTTGTGGATACTGTCATCGGTGAGCACCAGACTGTTATTAAGAGTCTGGGGCGTGTGTACCGTGATGTGGAAGGTATTTCCGGCGCAACGATCAAAGGAGATGGAACTCTCGCATTAATTCTTGATATTCCGAAATTATTCAGGACTGTTCTTACAGAAATCAAGGCGGCTGGCTGA
- a CDS encoding CheR family methyltransferase, with amino-acid sequence MVFKNGKKDKKKSKSREQVPVSLMPKMTDSDFGKFSKLIKEEFGIKMPPSKKTMLEARLQKRLRALGFSCHSQYCDFLFSPGGFERELASLIDVVTTNTTDFFREPKHFELLLSTVLPDLCQRNSRPLKVWSAGCSSGEEPYTLCMVLNEFAEKNPSFKYSLMATDISTDILRKAINAVYPMSKVDVVPMALKKKYLLKSKDRAKPLVRVVPALRNKVDFRRLNFMEPFPFKDQKDIIFCRNVVIYFDRATQYTLFKKFCSTLSKGGYLFIGHSESISGMELPVRQIAPTVYQKV; translated from the coding sequence ATGGTTTTTAAGAATGGCAAAAAGGACAAAAAAAAGTCCAAGAGCCGGGAGCAAGTTCCGGTTTCGCTTATGCCTAAGATGACTGACTCTGATTTTGGCAAATTCAGTAAATTGATCAAGGAGGAGTTCGGGATCAAGATGCCGCCCTCCAAGAAGACAATGCTGGAAGCCCGTCTTCAGAAAAGGTTACGTGCTCTTGGTTTCAGTTGTCATTCACAGTATTGCGATTTTCTGTTCAGTCCCGGAGGATTTGAGAGGGAATTGGCATCACTTATTGATGTAGTTACAACTAATACCACTGATTTTTTTCGGGAGCCTAAGCATTTTGAATTATTGCTGAGCACTGTGTTGCCTGACCTGTGTCAGCGTAACAGCAGGCCGCTGAAAGTCTGGTCTGCTGGCTGTTCCAGCGGAGAGGAACCTTATACCTTATGTATGGTCCTCAATGAGTTTGCAGAAAAGAACCCTAGTTTCAAATACTCTTTAATGGCTACGGATATTTCCACTGATATCTTACGCAAGGCTATTAACGCCGTTTATCCCATGAGCAAGGTGGACGTGGTTCCAATGGCCTTGAAGAAAAAGTACCTGCTCAAAAGCAAAGACCGGGCTAAACCGTTGGTCCGTGTGGTTCCGGCCTTGCGTAATAAAGTGGATTTCCGACGGCTTAATTTCATGGAGCCTTTTCCATTTAAGGACCAAAAAGATATAATTTTCTGTCGCAACGTAGTCATATATTTTGACAGGGCTACACAATACACATTGTTTAAGAAGTTTTGTTCTACTTTATCTAAAGGCGGATACTTGTTTATCGGGCATTCTGAAAGTATTTCAGGGATGGAACTTCCAGTAAGGCAGATTGCTCCCACTGTTTATCAAAAGGTTTAG